One Perca flavescens isolate YP-PL-M2 chromosome 9, PFLA_1.0, whole genome shotgun sequence genomic window carries:
- the LOC114561571 gene encoding uncharacterized protein LOC114561571, whose product MARMPGSGDTEQEQLSCPDRSGEEEGEEEEDEEEIQEVQITGEEEDEESDRDGAELEWESGGTVLDSSGSSAEMQAVLMRSMDRGEEEEGEAEPCSGSMPAGMESHLEGELQRSERNRLSENTRLATRYAVRIFREYLSEKAQSPDFETLDKDALCAVLRSFYAEARSKSGQLYSKSSLISIRSSLNRYLNEPPYCRTLDLTKDPELRSANLTLAAVIRRLEEQGAGPVVQKQAITRSDLRKLYESSVFNSDTPFGLLNKVWFETCMYFCTRGRENQRELEEDSFGLAVDEDGRKFVYFKALGPYHKSRSAAWTKKRPDADEDTLPRMYETGSEQCPYASFVRYVSKRNPLCGAFFQRPRDHCCASDVTWYENKAIGKNLLGTRMQMLSRAAKLSKTYTNHCIGAVSIATLNSIVGVAGSRPTTTLCVASETGNGHAQSHLQLVIPYLRRVTDVSDVKPPRTAIHTETADGVRAEEDPGAPYAKRLCVRPGTRAPSPMERKESEPEPARAPECHSLPQPGVRSPAAVSTQDSCGSSSTSSQQPVSVSPASPLGSAGIPTPAQLTKTTAPVHIDVGGHMYTSSLATLTKYPESRIGRLFDGTEPIVLDSLKQHYFIDRDGPMFRYILNFLRTSKLLLPDDFKEYSMLYEEATFFQLTPLQAELQRWRTEQERGGACPQCECVAIHVAPELGERIGVSARWAVIQEVFPEVRDVMSNSLNTSWTQDSTHITRFPLNGYCHLNSVQVLERFQQRGFWITASCGGGADSSQFSEYILRREGRGSRQPPTLIQIKQELMD is encoded by the exons ATGGCGAGAATGCCTGGCAGCGGAGACACGGAGCAGGAGCAGCTGAGCTGCCCCGACAGGagcggggaggaggagggggaggaggaggaggatgaagaggagatCCAGGAGGTCCAGATCACCggggaggaagaggacgagGAGTCCGACAGAGATGGTGCGGAGCTGGAGTGGGAGTCAGGGGGCACGGTGCTGGACTCCAGCGGTTCCTCCGCGGAGATGCAGGCGGTCCTTATGCGGAGTATGGAccggggagaggaggaggagggagaggcggAGCCGTGCAGCGGCAGCATGCCCGCCGGGATGGAGTCTCACCTGGAGGGAGAGCTGCAGCGGTCGGAGCGGAACAGGCTGAGCGAGAACACGCGCCTGGCCACCCGGTACGCGGTAAGGATCTTCCGGGAGTACCTCAGCGagaaagcccaaagtccagACTTTGAAACTCTGGACAAGGACGCGCTGTGCGCGGTGCTGCGCTCCTTTTACGCGGAGGCGCGCTCCAAGAGTGGACAGCTGTACAGCAAGTCGTCCCTCATCAGCATCCGGAGCTCCCTGAACCGGTACCTGAACGAGCCGCCCTACTGCCGCACCCTGGACCTCACCAAGGACCCGGAGCTGCGCAGCGCCAACCTGACCCTGGCCGCGGTCATCCGGCGGCTGGAGGAGCAGGGCGCCGGGCCCGTGGTGCAGAAACAGGCCATCACGCGCTCGGACCTGCGGAAACTCTACGAGTCCTCTGTGTTCAACAGCGACACGCCGTTCGGGCTGCTCAACAAAGTCTGGTTCGAGACCTGCATGTATTTCTGCACCCGGGGCCGCGAGAACCAGCGGGAGCTGGAGGAGGACTCGTTCGGCCTGGCGGTGGACGAGGACGGGAGAAAGTTTGTCTACTTTAAAGCTCTGGGTCCGTACCACAAGTCCCGCTCCGCCGCCTGGACCAAGAAGCGTCCGGACGCAGACGAGGACACCCTGCCGCGGATGTACGAGACGGGCTCGGAGCAGTGTCCGTACGCCAGCTTCGTCCGCTACGTGTCCAAACGGAACCCGCTGTGCGGGGCGTTCTTCCAGCGGCCCCGGGACCACTGCTGCGCGAGCGACGTGACGTGGTACGAGAACAAAGCCATCGGGAAGAACCTGTTGGGCACCAGGATGCAGATGTTGTCGCGCGCCGCCAAGCTCTCCAAGACCTACACCAACCATTGCATCGGCgccgtctccatagcaacgctCAACAGCATCGTGGGCGTCGCAGGCTCCAGGCCAACGACGACGCTCTGCGTTGCCTCGGAAACGGGAAACGGCCACGCGCAGTCCCACCTGCAGCTTGTGATCCCGTACCTCCGGCGGGTGACCGACGTCTCGGACGTGAAGCCGCCGCGGACAGcgatacacacagaaacagccGACGGGGTCCGCGCCGAGGAGGACCCGGGGGCTCCGTACGCCAAGAGGCTGTGCGTTCGCCCCGGGACACGCGCGCCATCGCCCATGGAGCGGAAGGAGAGCGAGCCGGAGCCTGCCAGAGCCCCGGAGTGCCACAGTCTTCCGCAGCCCGGTGTGCGCTCCCCGGCCGCTGTGTCCACACAG GACAGCTGTGGCAGCAGCAGTACGTCCAGTCAGCAGCCAGTGTCCGTGTCTCCTGCGTCTCCTCTGGGCTCAGCCGGCATCCCCACTCCAGCCCAGCTCACCAAAACCACCGCGCCTGTCCACATCGATGTAGGAGGACACATGTACACCAGCAGCCTGGCCACCCTTACAAAGTACCCTGAGTCACG GATCGGCCGTCTGTTTGATGGAACGGAGCCCATCGTGTTGGACAGTCTTAAGCAGCACTACTTCATTGATCGAGACGGCCCCATGTTCCGATACATACTCAACTTCCTCCGGACCTCGAAACTCCTCCTCCCTGATGACTtcaaa gaaTACTCCATGCTGTATGAAGAGGCCACTTTCTTCCAGCTCACTCCCCTGCAGGCCGAGCTGCAGCGCTGGAGGACCGAGCAGGAACGCGGGGGTGCGTGTCCACAGTGCGAGTGCGTCGCGATTCACGTGGCTCCGGAGCTCGGCGAGAGGATCGGCGTGAGCGCCCGCTGGGCCGTGATCCAGGAAGTCTTTCCTGAGGTCCGAGACGTCATGTCCAATTCCCTGAACACCAGCTGGACCCAGGACTCCACACACATCACTCGCTTCCCACTCAACGGCTACTGCCACCTCAACTCTGTccag GTGCTGGAGCGGTTCCAGCAGAGAGGGTTCTGGATCACGGCTTCGTGCGGCGGTGGAGCGGACTCGTCCCAGTTTAGTGAATACATTCTCCGGAGGGAGGGCCGAGGCAGCCGACAACCCCCCACCCTCATCCAAATAAAACAGGAACTCATGGACTGA